A segment of the Halovivax limisalsi genome:
CACGTGCAGCGTCGGCTGGATGACGTCGTCGATCTCCAGGTCGCCGTCTTCGGTCTCGCCGTAGTTTCGATCGCGGACCAGGTCGCGGATGTTGACGACGCCGAGGATGTTGTCGAGGCTGTTCTCGTAGACGGGGATGCGGGCGTGCCCGCTCTGGATGCAGGTCTCGATCGCCTCGTCGACGCTCTCGTCGACGGCGACGGCGGTCACGTCGAGGCGCGGGGTCATCACCTCCTTGACGATGGTGTTGTTGAAGCGGAAGATCCGCTGGAGCATCTCGTGTTCCTCCTCCTCGAGGACGCCCTCGCGCTCGCCCGACTCGATCATCTCCTGGATCTCGTCGCGCGTGACGTAGGGCGACTCGATCTGGCCGGAGGAGCCGGTCAGCCGGTTGACCTGGCGGGTGAGGTAGTCGAACAGGACGACCAGCGGCAACAGGAGGTACTCCGAGGCTTTGAGCGGGCCGGCGACGCGGATCGACCACGACTCGGTGTTCTCGACCGCGTAGGACTTCGGCGCGCTCTCGCCGAACAGCAAGACGATGGCCGTGATTCCGAACGTCGCCATGAAGACACCGACCAGCCCGCCGAAGTGAAGCGACAGCACCGCCGTCGCGATCGACGACATCGCGATGTTGACGATGTTGTTTCCGACGAGGATCGTCACGAGCAGTCGGTGCGGGTCCTGCTTGAGCGTCTTGACCCGATCCGCTCCCGGGACGCCCTCCTCGACGAGCCCGTCGATCCGGTGTTTCGGCAGCGAGAACAGCGCGATCTCCGAGGAGGAGAAAAAGGCAGAGAGCAGTAACAGGATGACGATGGCGACGCTCCCGAGGATCGTCACCGTCGATTGTGCGAGCCTGATGCCGGTGAACGGGATCTCGTAGGCGGCGAGGACCCAGCCAGTCATCGTCGAGTGCACCATTGACTGGCTGACGTTTGTACTCGCCCGGATTAACGT
Coding sequences within it:
- a CDS encoding hemolysin family protein yields the protein MVHSTMTGWVLAAYEIPFTGIRLAQSTVTILGSVAIVILLLLSAFFSSSEIALFSLPKHRIDGLVEEGVPGADRVKTLKQDPHRLLVTILVGNNIVNIAMSSIATAVLSLHFGGLVGVFMATFGITAIVLLFGESAPKSYAVENTESWSIRVAGPLKASEYLLLPLVVLFDYLTRQVNRLTGSSGQIESPYVTRDEIQEMIESGEREGVLEEEEHEMLQRIFRFNNTIVKEVMTPRLDVTAVAVDESVDEAIETCIQSGHARIPVYENSLDNILGVVNIRDLVRDRNYGETEDGDLEIDDVIQPTLHVPESKNVDELLAEMRENRMHMAIVIDEFGTTEGLVTMEDMVEEIVGEILEGGEDEPIETIDERTMVVRGEVNIEDVNEALDIDLPEGEEFETIAGFIFNRAGRLVEEGESIHFDGIEIRVERVENTRIMKARLEKPEPSEAEEPPQAEKIEE